Below is a window of Oncorhynchus clarkii lewisi isolate Uvic-CL-2024 chromosome 19, UVic_Ocla_1.0, whole genome shotgun sequence DNA.
GTAGAGCGGTAGATTGAAGAGCATTCTGGGAAGTGGAGTTCTAGTCCATCAGAGAGCAGGAAACTGCAGGCAATAGAGACGGTACTCCTGTATGAGTTCACCTTCACATTTATAACTACCCTCAAAACAGCTATTTAGCTTGTCCTCTGGATTCCTAACATCATGAACGGGTCAGCAATGTATACTGCGCCTATCGTGCTGGATATAAAGTTGAAAAGAGGGCCACAAGGTAAGAAAATAGCTTTCAGTCGCAACTCTGAAATATCTACTGTTAGTTGGCAAGCTTGCAAACGGATGGCCTGGATAGCTAACGAGCTAGTTAACTGTCCTTAGCTAGCTGGCTGTCTTTATTTAATTTATGCTATTTTGGTAACTAATCTGGATGTTGCAAATAGGCTTCAATTTGAACGCCACGAGATCGGGGTTTTGCTACTGAGCCAAATGAGGACCTAGCTAGCAGCTAGCAATGCTAactacactgaactaaaatataaacgcaacaaaccatttcaaagattttactgagttacagttcatataaggaaaccagtcacttgaaattaattcattagaCCCTGATCTATggaattcacatgactgggaatacagatgtacagtgccagtcagaagtttggacacttcattccagggtttccttatttttactgttttctacattgtagaataataatgaagacatcaacactatgaaataacacacatggaatcatgtagtaaccaaaaaaagtgttaaacaaatcaaaatatattttatatttgagattcttcaaggtagtcaccctttgccttgatgatagctttgcacactcttggaattctctcaaacagcttcatgagatagtcacctggaatgcatttcaattaacaggtatgccttgttaatttgtggaatttctttccttaatgtgtttgagctaatcagttgtgttgtgacacggtaggggtggtatacagaagatagccctatttggtaaaataggaaaggaagaaccagagttacctttgctgcataGGATAAGCTCATTAggtaccagcttcagaaattgcaggccaaataaattcttcacagagttcaagtaacagacacatctcaacatcaactgttcagaggagactgcatgaatcaggccttcatggttgaattgctgcaaagaaacgactactaaaggacaccaataagaagaagatggaaatctgttctttggtctgatgagtacaaatttgagatttttggttccaaccgccatgtctttacGAGATGCAGAggtggtgaacggatgatctctgcatgtgtggttcccaccgtgaagcacggaggaggaggtgtgggggtgttttgctggtgacactgtcagtgatttatttagaattcaaggcacatttaaccagcatgactaccacagcattctgcagcaatatccCATCCCTCTATCATTTGTTtatcaactggacaatgacccaacacacctccaggctgtgtcagGGCTATTTGACCGAGAAGGAGAGTGCTGGAGTACTgctggagtactgcatcagatgacgtgGTCTCAAcattcacctgacctcaacccaattgagatggtttgggatgagttggaccacagagtgaaggaacagcagccaacaagtgctcagcatattgtttttccaagactgttggaaaagcattccaggtgaagctggttgagagaatgccaagagtgtgcaaagctgtcaaggcaaagggtggctactttaaagaatctaaaatatattttgatttaacacttttttttgggggggtttatgacttttttggttacttcatgattccatatgtgtcatttcatagttttgatgtcttcactattatgctacaatgtagaaaattgcagaaattaaataaaaaaacccttgaatgagtaggtgtccaaacttttgactggtactgtacatatttatGTAGCTAGCTCgcctcaatcaaatcaaattgtatatagtcacatacacatggttagcgtatgttgatgcgagtgtagtgaaatgtttgtgcttcaagttccgaccatgcagtaacatctaacaagtaatctaacaatttcacaactacctaatacacacaagtgtgaatgaatgaatgaataagaatatgtacatataaatatatggatgagcgatggccgaacggcatagacaggatgcagtagatggtatcgagtacagtatatacatatgagatgagtaatgtagggtatgtaaacattattaccatttttttattattaaagtggccagagatttgagtcagtgtgttggcagcagccactcaatgttagtggtggctgtttaacagtctgatggccttgagatagaagctgtttttcagtctctcggtcccagctttgatgcacctgtactgacctcgccttctggatgatagcggggtgaacaggcagtggctcgggtggttgttgtccttgatgatcttcatggccttcctgtgacatcgggtggtgtaggtgtcttggagggcaggtagtttggtgatgcgttgtgcaggcctcactaccctctggagtgccttacggttgtgggcggagcagttgccgtaccaggcggtgatacagcccgacaggatgctctcgattgtgcatctgtaaaagtttgagtgtttttggtgacaagacaaatttattcagcctcctgaggttgaagatgcgTTATTGCgcattcttcaccacgctgtctgtgtgggtggaccatttcagtttgtctgtgatgtgtatgtcgaggaacttaaaacttactaccttctccactactgtcccatcgatgtggatagaggggtgctccctctgctgtttcctgaagtccacgatcatatcctttattttgttgacgttgagtgtgaggttattttcctgacaccacactccgagggacctcacctcctccctgtaggtcgtctcgtcgttgttggtaatcaagcctaccactgttgtgtcgtccacaaacttgatgattgagttggaggcgtgcgtggccacacagtcgtgggtgaacagggagtacaggagagggctgagaacgcacccttgtggggccccggtgttgaggatcagcggggtggagatgttgttacctgccctcaccacctgggggcggcccgtcaggaagtccaggacccagttgcacaaggcggggtcgagacccagggtctcgagcttgatgacgagtttggagggtactatggtgttaaatgctgagctgtagtcgatgaacagcattattacataggtattcctcttgtccagatgggttagggcagtgtgattgcaattgagttgtctgtggacctattggggcggtaagcaaattggagtggggtgTTAGGTAGGGTGACAATGCCCCAGggtagtgattggggacactgccctgtgtagggtgccgtctttcggatgggatgttaaacgggtgtcctgactctctgaggtcattaaagatcccatggcatttatcataagagtaggggtgttaaccctggctaaattcccaatctggctctcaaaccatcatggtcacctaataatccccagtttacaattggctcattcatccccctcctctcccctgtaactattccccaggtcgttgctgtaaatgagaatgtgttctcagtcatcttacctggtaaaataacggataaattaaagggtggaggtgatatggtccttgactagtctctcaaagcacttcatgatgatggaagtgagtgctacggggcggtagtcgtttagctcagttaccttagctttcttgggaacaggaacaatggtggccctcttgaagcatgtgggaacagcagactggtatagggattgattgaatatgtccgtaaacacaccggccagctggtctgtccatcttctgaggacgcggctggggatgccgtctgggccagcagccttgcgagggttaacacttttaaatgttttactcacgttggctgcagtgaaggagagtccgcaggttttggtagcgggacGTGTCGtcggcactgtattgtcctcaaagcgagcgaagaggttgtttagtttgtctgggagcaagacatcggggtccgcgacggggctggtaaCTACAAGATGAGTTGAGTTAAACGAGCGTTTCCATGGCATTTACatctttgtttatttttttggAGTACCGTTAACGCATCTGCAATATTATGACAAGACTGACTGCatgaaccatccagagtagtgatgctaggcgatCAGTCAGCAAATGTCCATGTAATGAGAACTCCATACTAAGTATCTCACCTGAGAACTTTCACTTTCatttcctgttctctctctctttctctttctcctccccccccccccccccccccccctcctccctccctccaggtctggGGTTTAACATCGTGGGGGGTCTGGACCAGCAGTATGTCCTGAATGACAGTGGGATTTATGTGGCCAAAATCAAACAGAATGGAGCAGCAGCGCTGGATGGAAGATTACAAGAAGGAGACAAGATATTGGCGGTAAACATcgactctctctttctttttttgggAGGTTTGGAGAAGATAACCTCGTCCCCAGCGGCTCAATTTCTAGAGAGCCGACTGGTGGACTAGATTAGAGATCAGAGGGTAAGAAGGGGGAATGTCATGTGCTgtttcaaccaatcaatcaatcaatcaatcaatcgtcTATCTGGGAAATTTGTATTAGGCTTGAGATTCCAGCCATCTACTGTAGAATTGTGGCTTTAATTTCATGAGCCTTTTCACTGCACGGGAGATCCTAAACGATCATGGTACTGACAGTTATAGTCCTCGATAATGTATCAAGCTCCTATGACGTTATTTTCCCTCTGTCTTTATGTAGATTAATGGTCACAAGCTGGAGCACCTGTCACACAGTGCTGCGGTGGAGCTCTTCACGTCAGCGGGAGAGGACGTGCAGCTTCGCGTGcagcagagggtgtgtgtgtgtgggacaacCGCAGGCTCTTTTCCCCACTCGTCTGAGACTTCTCAATCAACTGTCTTGGacgggtcatattcattagggcacattgTAGCGTTGTTTCGCAACTGATAACAAAACAACAACGAACAAAAAAAataagcatttcttattggacgcATTCAGATATACTGAGGGATATATAGTCTAGTGCTGTTTGGGGCCCACTGAACACAACTCAGATATGATATAAGATGTGTTTATTTTGTTGCCCTCTTCTCTGTCCCAACAGCCCACCATGGTCATGAATGTTCCCCCCAGTCCCAGGCCTGACGGCgactcttctgtctcctccttgGTAATACTTGTCGCCGTCCTGGGAGCTGCTGCAGCCGTTACTGTCCTCTACATGCGCTTCCAGCCACAACTGAGGAGGCATTTTTAACACACTAATTTTCTCctcaaaagcattttttttttttaagagcaAAAGCTGGGACTGAACTTTGCTGAAGgccaaaaaaaaaataaatgaggATGAAACGAACTAGAAAAAACAAGTAAGCCATGTTTCCAATGTATAGTTGTTCATGTGGTTAGAATTATAATTATGCATTTTTTCCCCCCTTTCCTTCTGTGTATTTTGTGATTATCATAGTTGCTTAACCCAAATGATACACGTATTCTGTTATCTTGCCACAGGGATAACAACCGTGACATGACGAGCTAACCTTGTCGTTGTAGAACAAAGAAAGATGTAGGATTCACAATAAACATGGCATTCCTACTACTGCTCCTCAGACAGAAGGACTTGGGTGGTTAAAAAGCGTGTTTATTCCAAATATATCATTTTTATATCcgtcaggaggagagagatttATTTGTAGAGTTTCTAGGCAGAGTTTGAGTCCCTGACTCATTCTGCCCGGCTCATTAGTTTCGTGTTCTCGCAGGGAGGTTTTTTGTTGTTGGAAAGGGCCATGTTGTTTTCTGTCACTCAGAGGACCTTTTGTAACTGAATGGCTGCTCTGTTTTGGGGGGAGCCTGGCTATGAGAACTCACTCGCTGTATATTTTGATTTAGTTCGTCTGTTTTATACAGATACATATTAGCTATGTGTTTTTGTTGTCATCTTTCTTTTTGTTTAtgttctgaccccccccccccctgtcgtAAAAACCGCCTCTATACTGTAGCAAAAATAGGTCCAGGTGCAGGAGCTGTATATGTGTGAAGGTAACGTGTTGGGAGGCGGTTCAAACTGGTCACGATGACGAGGTGGATGTTCAATCAGTGATGTGCTGTGAAcatagtagcctggtcccagatctgttgtctcctctctgtagcctggtcccagatctgttgtctccttctgtagcctggtcccagatctgttgtctcctctctgtagcctggtcccagatctgttgtctcctcctgtagcctggtcccagatctgttgtctccttctgtagcctggtcccagatctgttgtctcctcctgtagcctggtcccagatctgttgtctcctcctgtagcctggtcccagatctgttgtctcctcctgtagcctggtcccagatctgttgtctccttctgtagcctggtcccagatctgttgtctccttctgtagcctggtcccagatctgttgtctcctcctgtagcctggtcccagatctgttgtctcctcttatagcctggtcccagatctgttgtctcctcttatagcctggtcccagatctgttgtctcctcctgtAGCCTGGCCCCAGACCGGGTGTCTCCTCCTGTAGACTGGCCCCAGACCGGGTGTCTCCTCCTGTAGCCTGGCCCCAGACCGGATGTCTCCTCCTGTAGCCTGGCCCCAGACCGGGTGTCTCCTCCTGTAGCCTGGCCCCAGACCGGGTGTCTCCTCCTGTAGCCTGGTCAAGGGGTTAGCATGATAGTGCCTGTCGATTTGTACTGAGGTTGATGTAAACCAGGCATCTCTTTAGAGTGTATGCCACGTTGTCGAGTATGTCACCTCCCACGTGTTATGTGTCTGAAAGAGAGATGGTATTTTTTAAACGCTTCCAGGTTCACATTGAGGCTTGGGTTTATTGTTGAGGCATTTTCTGTTAATCTAATCCAGATGTGGTGCATCTGTGTGTTTTACGGGAAAGGAAAATATGTCGCTTAATCTATTGCTTTCGTTTGTTTGCAAAGGGAAAACTAAATATTGTGACTGAAAGGAATGACGAAAGGTCAAAGAACTCCATGGGAAGCCATTCTGTTGATCCAGTCCTCTGATAACGGCCTGATGCTGCCACCTAGTGAACGTTTAGCATTCCTGCAGCTCATCCAATCACTGTAATAGACGCTGGACTAACTAGGTGTCATAGGGTGTGCAGCAGGCCCTGTGTTGTCCTAAATGGCCCcatattccctatctagtgcattacttttgaccaagacccgATGGGTAGTGTTGCTGGAGCGCGCTCTTTTCAATTTGAGAATACACACACATAGCTGGTGAAAATATTTCTGTAAAGTTACATCTGATAAATATTTGAAATTTAATTACCGCAGAAATTCCATGAAAAACCAAATAAATATGTATATCAGCCTAAAGGTAACAAACTCGCTTTAGTGCGGTGCCGAACTGCGGCAACAAGGTTAAAAAATAGCGCGGGTATTGAGAACGGGCTAGGTGGCGCGTTCTTTCCTGGTCCAACACGCTCACTGCGCGCGGGCCAAATCCCACATAACAagaacagacagaactagagggGGTTACTAAAACGGCTGTCCTCAAAACCCTtgttttggactcaccttgtctGAGTGTAGCCTATGTCTTGAAATATCTCATAGGCCTAGTGATTTAACTAGTATTTTACGTAAAAGGACCAAATATAATAGCGTAGGCTATGGCATAGAAGTAGGACTAAATTACCTTAACACCAAAAAACACTtataagcttttatttctttccctCGTGTGGCGTGTTGCCTCGGCAGGATATAGCCTATGCTTTCTATGATCGAAAAACAAAACACACGAAAGACTAATAGTTTTAACATCGTCTGTTCTAATTCGCTCACGGAAAAACGGTAATTCCTGAATATCTAAATGCCTGTGGTATTGGGGTTTTACCTGTATGTAGGTGTGTGACCCTGCTGACTTATAGGAAGTTAATGAGTTCAATAAGTACATGCCAAGGAAGAACCAGATCAGGACAGtagtctggtaggcttgcgtcacttgGACAGCAATAATATAGCTGTAATGCCAATGCTGTGTTTTTTTGATGACGTTAGGGCACCTATTAAATTCATGTTGAATTTGCGTGCACCAGCATGAGTCATTGTAATGTAAATTTTAGACTGTTCGTGTATCACCTTGGACTGGAGTCAGGACACCGAACTGGGCCTCAGCCAGACACTGACTGTCCCATCACTTGAGTACAGCATATCACCTCTCCAAACTGATTGTTTCAAATGGCATTAATGATTATTGGTATAACAAATTAATTGCTGTGGAGTTTTGACCTAGTTAGATTGCCAGATCTCTACACTTTGTCCATGAAACAAGAATCAAGCTAGTATGAAAATAGATGACATGTAAAATAAAAGCTGACCTCTCTATGTTTATTCTGCTTCTATGTGTCCACCAGTTTGGTGTAGTATAGTTCCACTTTTGATCGACTTAAAACCTTTGCCACGAATTGTATTGAATTGGGTCAGTGAACTTTGTGGAGCAGAATAAATTGTGTTGCCCTATTCTCACTTGACTTGACACTAAAAACGTTAGGAAACTAGAATGAACATTGGACTTGTTATGGGGTGTTAATGATTTTTATGGGAATACAAAATGGAAGATCAAATAAAAGTGTAACAAGTTATGTTTGTACTAGATATTTTCTAGACAAGGAGGTTGAATTGGTAGCTAAGTTGAATTAGCCTGAGtgacagtgtctgtctgtctgccatctTGTCGTTCCGCTGGCTTGACAACGAGCAATGGGATGCGATCAAGTAAGAAGTATTGTATTTACTGCGGGCACTGACGGAACACTTGTAGAGCCCGTGGTGGACAAGAATCTAAAGGGAATTAATGGTATTATATGGAGTCATAGTGACACTAACAATTACTAATCTAGtctgttgtgtcccaaatggcaccctattccctatgtagtgcctaCATAAgcctctgatcaaaagtagtgcactatatagggaatagggtgccatttgggactaagtagtgcactatatagggaatagggtgccatttgggacaacacTATGTATTTGTTTTAATTTAAAGCACATTAGGTGTCTGAAATAACTCACTTCCATTATCTTCCCTTTTTATTATCAATTTTCTGTAAGAGACTTACTGAATGCAGCACATTCAAGTTCACAATTCATGTA
It encodes the following:
- the LOC139375453 gene encoding synaptojanin-2-binding protein-like; the encoded protein is MNGSAMYTAPIVLDIKLKRGPQGLGFNIVGGLDQQYVLNDSGIYVAKIKQNGAAALDGRLQEGDKILAINGHKLEHLSHSAAVELFTSAGEDVQLRVQQRPTMVMNVPPSPRPDGDSSVSSLVILVAVLGAAAAVTVLYMRFQPQLRRHF